The Daphnia carinata strain CSIRO-1 chromosome 1, CSIRO_AGI_Dcar_HiC_V3, whole genome shotgun sequence sequence TCCCTCGGGTTGTTTGATGTTGTACCCAAAAACAGCGGAGCGTTTCACATTTACGTGGCTTCAGAAACAGAGCCAACCAAGAGACTCGTAGGTCAATACGAGGATTCCGGCAGTTTCGGCGAATTGGCTCTCATGTACAACATGCCACGTGCTGCAACAGTTCAAGTATATtgtccttccttttttttttatacatttatatttttgaacGATCGATGTTACCGTAGGTCTTCATTCAACgttttaataataaatgtcTGTTGATATTTGGTAGGCCATGAGCCATGGTTCGCTGTGGGCAATGGACCGGACTACATTCAGAAGAATCATCCTGAAAACGGCCTGCAAGAAGCGTAAAATGTACGAGACACTACTAGAAACTGTACCCATGCTGCGAGCGTTGACGGTAAGCCTTTTTGATGCATATCTAATTTAAGGGCGAACACGTCAGCCGCACATCCGGCTTTTTGTCAAGCCAACGCATTGATTTATTAGGGCTCTGTCAATTGCGAATAGCTATCGAGAATCGTACATGGCAGATCACTTGACATTGATCGCCTACCAAGCCACCAAGCAAGTGCTGGTGGGCGCCGATCCTTCTGGTACAAAGAAATAACGACACATAGAAAACGGAAATCGAAGGCTTCGTTGTTCCATCGATTGCAACTACCCGATGACAGAATAGctagatcttttttttttcgggttcGTTATCGTCGCTTTGCGGTTCATTTGACGCAAAATAATACGCGCGGATGGTTTTTGAACAATCGGCAGATCTCGTCTTAAATGAGAATCGATGATTTTGTCACGATGAGTCATGTGAAATAAGCTCTCGAGTTGGACGGGCAACGATGGGTTAGGTATACAATTTGAGGAAACGtctgctttcttttttggattCTGCTACATCGATGTGGTAGTCAATATCAGGCTTCGTATTTTTTTGCACGATCAATCCAATTACGGTAAACCAATTCGGTGGGCTCTTCCAACGTtccaaaaattatttcttgGCCGGCCAGCAACCAAAAAGACCTTTGCTCACTTTGTATTGAGCTGTCAGTACCCGAGTCCCGCACAAACGGGAGAATTGCTCATTGTTTATCGATCCACTGACACTTCCacgtctctctttctttcttcttcctcgccGTTCTATACAGCCAAAATTCATCAGCGATTCTTACTTtggttttccatttcttgCGTTGGAGATTTTCGTCACGGCTCGTGTTTGATTTCGCTGCAAATATTGTGAGAAGCAATGCACGGACTCAATGAGCTTTTCCGATCGATATGGCCGTTGGGCCAATAATGTCTGGCCGGTAATCGAAGTTTgccttttcatgtttttctaATGCCAGCTGGGCCAAGCCAAATAGCGTTTGCAACTTAAAATATTTGGACGTTGAATACGGCTTGTTTGTTTCGCATCACCGCGCACGAATATTCTGCATTAATATTAATATGCggcttctttctttctttttttttttttttttcgttttaattcACTGTTTCTGTGTGGATGTGACGCGTGCAAAAATagttaaacgaaaaaaaacggagCGAACGTGCGATGCGCCAAAAAGAAGCGCCGTGAAAATGGGCGATCGTAAGGAACGAACTTTGCAtagattttcttgtttttggcctattaaataattaataacgaACTAGCGGAATGATAGAGGAAAGCTTTCGCGAGATGGTACATAATTTAGGTGGCAAAGCAGCATCGATTTCTCCGTTTGATATtgcacgaaaaataaaaacgccaGCCTCAAAATGGCGCCTATTCTTTTGATGACGGATACAGTTAGGTATTCGCGATGCTCGAGAACTTAATTGGTTGTTTGTAAGGAAAGCAGTCTCTGCTGTTCGTTACATCTACAACGATGACGTACGAAACATAACAATAGGCTCTTAATAACATGAAAATGTTCCCGAATCATAAATAAGGAAAGCAGATGGAAAAGGCTATAAACTGAATGGCAGCCTGTGTTCCATTAATTCTTTTCATCCCGAACGAAGGGCAAAGAGGAGAAGCGcacaggaaaaataaaaaaataaacttgaattCGAACGTCAGTCAAATGTTATAAACGCAATGAGACTTTGCGTGCTCGTACGTGTATTTTCAGTGATCAGAATACGCTTACACGTAACTCCGCTTGTTGTCTAGACTGTACACGACaataaaacattaaatatgcaacattttttgtgtgttgcaACAACTTGTTATTTCTagaaaacaagtaaaaaaaacgaatgaaaacaatagcTTTTGTTcgtctctttttctgtttacaaTTCCCTTTGATTTTATTGTCGGAAATCACTTTGCGCATACAGTTGAACAAGGTTGTCAACGACAGCGCAGCTTGACAGTTCCCGAGAGTCTTACAGCTATTCTTGCATATCAAAAACATCAACGAATCTCATTAAAGCGAGATTCGATGCAACACAATCGCATGTGTGGCGGGCTGCCGTCTTTTGAATTGCCAATCGCCTACACACCCCAAATACACAAGAGGCATTTtcttgattcatttttttgttcgccGGCTTCTAGCTAACATGATACGCGCGTGATACGTCACCCACAGCAAACCCATTGttaaattcaattttgttaaacttcatttttattttttgctttttcgagGGCTGAGGCGGAGAGCGGGACGATTGGATGTGTGACAAATTTCAGGACCCATTTCCGTACTAGCAATTGATACACATTTGGCAAGCTGCCGTACAGGGAAGAATCTTTCTATAGGCACGCTGTACATCATAACAAATCTGCTTTTTGCTTGAATAATTGGGATCGACTTGTTACAGGATTCTTCCTTTTCCAAACGATCAATTTTTGGCTGAACGATAGAATAATTATGTAAATTATGTTTTGTTATGTCAACCTAGTGATTCACTACGTTCGTAATGATGTTTTACTATTAATGCTGCGATAAGGATGATTATAATTCCTGATTTCTTGTTCTGAACAGTCGTACGAACGGATGAACGTGGCGGATGCTCTGAATCCTCGGACGTTTGAAGATGGCGAATGCATAATCCGACAGGGCGATGCGGCCGACGGCATGTACTTTGTTGAGGCCGGAACCGTTCGCATCACCGTCGCCGGAGAGAACGACATCGAGGTGGAGGTCAGTCGAGTCACCAAAGGCGGATACTTGGGAGAACTGGCTTTGGTCACTCATCGGCCAAGAGCCGCGTCCGCCTACTGCGTCGGCCCAGTTCGTCTCGCCTGTAAGTTATACAAATACTATTGATCATACCGAAAGAATGATGGCCTCTAAAAATAAACTCTTTTCCAGTTTTGGATGTCCAGGCATTCGAGCGTTTGATGGGTCCGTGCATGAATATCATGAAGAGGAACATCGACGACTACGAGGACCAGTTGATTCGCATTTTCGGCTCTCGCGTTAACATGAGCGACATCCGGTAAACGTCTGTATCGTCTAGCTATTTCAACAGTAAaacatatatacacacacatacgtgAGAGCTTTACGATAATCACGAACTGCTTTGATTGAAATGGCGCGAATGCGAATGGATACACACACCTACCCTGGGCATAAgagcaaaagagaaatgcctcttagataaaaaaagaaaagaaaaggaacacAAAAGTACAGTTGAAAGTGAACCTGTTTGTGAGATGTCgcgagaaaaggaaaagactACAAggcaaagcaaacaaaaacaaccgaATAAACATGTTGATGAAACAGTAAGAAGAATTCACGGGCGTGATGTTT is a genomic window containing:
- the LOC130691008 gene encoding LOW QUALITY PROTEIN: cAMP-dependent protein kinase type II regulatory subunit-like (The sequence of the model RefSeq protein was modified relative to this genomic sequence to represent the inferred CDS: inserted 1 base in 1 codon); the encoded protein is MSRDAASRYEIPGQLQQLLLDFTVSCLVERPVDLVDFAADYFSQLRQRRQQQTXQQTGGLVAGSAAHGNGHGPESDDSMLTDESDEPSPESLANRFNRRKSVFAESYDPEGDDDEGEKVVHPKSDQQRHRLAEAVKNIFIFRSLDPDQVQDVLDAMFEKTVESGDYVIRQGDDGDNFYVIDSGAFHIYVASETEPTKRLVGQYEDSGSFGELALMYNMPRAATVQAMSHGSLWAMDRTTFRRIILKTACKKRKMYETLLETVPMLRALTSYERMNVADALNPRTFEDGECIIRQGDAADGMYFVEAGTVRITVAGENDIEVEVSRVTKGGYLGELALVTHRPRAASAYCVGPVRLAFLDVQAFERLMGPCMNIMKRNIDDYEDQLIRIFGSRVNMSDIR